The following are from one region of the bacterium genome:
- a CDS encoding PaaI family thioesterase, translated as MTDDGAMSADLIAERIARFRKADEEVPDSWRAKRDVAESVRSLLDVLCATDADTSALLAGAAEIQRLADRFGKEPVEDEPRGIAEMAFAGMENFHDRSPLVGRANPIAPPLQFAPDPDAGFVSGTGFFGNAYEGAPGCVHGGFIAAAFDELLGMACIYSGAPGMTGTLEVSYRSPTPIRTTLRFEGRYEGRSGRKIRTRGEMYAGDRLCAEASGLFISIDREKFEDLSRIRRQRFSPDAEAIAKERTARE; from the coding sequence ATGACCGACGATGGAGCGATGAGCGCCGATTTGATCGCGGAACGGATTGCCCGTTTCCGCAAGGCCGACGAGGAAGTTCCTGACAGCTGGAGAGCAAAGCGCGACGTAGCCGAATCGGTGCGATCGCTGCTCGACGTACTGTGCGCGACAGACGCCGACACGAGTGCGCTGCTGGCGGGCGCGGCCGAAATTCAGAGGCTCGCAGATCGTTTCGGCAAGGAGCCCGTTGAGGACGAGCCGCGTGGCATCGCCGAGATGGCCTTCGCCGGCATGGAGAACTTCCACGACCGAAGCCCGCTCGTGGGCCGCGCCAATCCGATCGCGCCGCCACTCCAGTTCGCTCCAGATCCCGACGCGGGCTTCGTCTCGGGGACGGGCTTCTTCGGCAACGCGTACGAGGGAGCGCCCGGCTGCGTCCATGGCGGCTTCATCGCGGCCGCATTCGACGAGCTTCTGGGCATGGCCTGCATCTACTCTGGCGCGCCGGGGATGACCGGCACTCTCGAAGTGAGCTACCGCAGCCCGACTCCGATTCGAACGACGCTCAGATTCGAAGGGCGCTACGAGGGCCGTAGCGGCCGAAAAATCCGCACTCGCGGCGAGATGTACGCAGGCGATCGGCTTTGCGCAGAGGCGTCCGGCCTCTTCATCTCGATCGATCGCGAGAAATTCGAAGATTTGAGCCGCATTCGCAGACAACGTTTCTCCCCGGACGCAGAGGCGATCGCGAAGGAGAGAACCGCTCGCGAATAA
- a CDS encoding cytochrome P450, whose protein sequence is MSAAMKLDDVELIDPVHYAEHGYPHEAFRLLRREAPVYHFDRLALQPFWALTRHEDIVAVSRRPDLYLNSPRLVVGADTLTGESGELPVRMLLNMDPPDHADYRSLVNKRFTPRALRDIAQRIDAIATRALDDIFADGEESEVDFVREFSAKIPIWVIAEMLGVPESDWELLFDWTNRVLGAADPEYREEGKTPQETVQSARLALFSYFQDLTNERRGRPKDDLVSVLTHSKIGGGELPVFELMSYYFLIVVAGNETTRNAASGGLLALIENPDQLALARERPDLNRSLVEEVLRWTSPVIHFCRTPVRDVELHGQTIREGETLTLFYPSANRDESIFEDADRFRIDRQPNRHIAFGIGEHVCLGAHVARFELQVIFRHLLARLTDVELAGPVERLRSSVVGGIKHMPIRYRLLPAANAA, encoded by the coding sequence ATGAGTGCCGCAATGAAACTCGACGATGTTGAACTGATCGACCCGGTCCACTATGCCGAGCATGGCTATCCACACGAGGCCTTTCGACTTCTTCGGCGTGAGGCGCCCGTCTATCATTTCGATCGCCTCGCGCTCCAGCCGTTCTGGGCGTTGACGCGCCACGAGGACATCGTCGCGGTCTCGCGACGACCGGACCTCTATTTGAACTCGCCTCGACTCGTCGTCGGCGCAGACACACTCACGGGAGAATCGGGCGAGCTGCCGGTTCGGATGCTCCTCAACATGGATCCCCCCGATCATGCCGACTACCGATCCCTGGTGAACAAGCGATTCACGCCCCGAGCCCTTCGAGACATCGCTCAGCGGATCGACGCGATCGCAACGCGCGCTCTCGACGACATCTTCGCGGACGGGGAGGAGTCCGAGGTGGACTTCGTGCGAGAGTTCTCCGCCAAGATTCCGATCTGGGTGATCGCCGAGATGCTCGGCGTCCCGGAGTCGGATTGGGAACTGCTCTTCGACTGGACGAACCGCGTCCTAGGGGCGGCCGATCCGGAATACCGCGAGGAGGGGAAGACGCCTCAAGAGACGGTGCAATCCGCCCGGCTCGCCCTCTTCTCCTACTTCCAGGACCTGACGAACGAACGGCGGGGACGCCCGAAAGACGATCTCGTCAGCGTGCTCACCCACTCGAAGATCGGCGGCGGAGAGCTTCCCGTCTTCGAGCTGATGTCGTACTACTTCCTGATCGTCGTCGCAGGAAACGAAACGACCCGCAACGCCGCGAGCGGAGGTCTCCTCGCACTGATCGAGAATCCGGATCAGCTGGCGCTCGCCCGTGAGCGACCGGACCTCAACCGATCCCTCGTCGAGGAGGTCTTGCGTTGGACCTCACCGGTGATTCATTTCTGCCGGACTCCCGTGCGCGACGTCGAGCTGCACGGGCAGACGATCCGCGAGGGTGAGACGCTCACGCTCTTCTATCCGTCTGCAAATCGGGACGAGTCGATCTTCGAGGACGCTGATCGCTTTCGGATCGACCGACAGCCGAATCGCCACATCGCATTCGGAATCGGAGAGCACGTCTGCCTGGGTGCCCACGTCGCCCGTTTCGAGCTGCAGGTGATCTTCCGCCATCTGCTCGCACGACTCACCGACGTGGAGCTCGCGGGCCCCGTCGAGCGACTTCGGTCGAGCGTCGTCGGAGGGATCAAGCACATGCCGATCCGCTATCGCCTGCTCCCCGCGGCGAACGCGGCCTGA
- a CDS encoding PaaI family thioesterase, whose product MSTSDRLRASFDASVAKGFIDASKKLEGLPGFLGVEFAEFEPGHLRAKLEVRPELLTPFGNMHGGVLAAVCDHVLGCVCYPHMKPGQWAATTEFKVNYLAPVSTGAVVADAEIISMTRATAVVRIEVRNADRLACIAQGTVLIRDPKE is encoded by the coding sequence GTGAGTACCAGCGATCGACTACGAGCGAGCTTCGACGCATCCGTGGCAAAGGGATTCATCGACGCGAGCAAGAAGCTCGAGGGTCTGCCCGGATTCCTCGGTGTCGAGTTTGCGGAGTTCGAACCCGGCCACCTCAGGGCGAAGCTCGAGGTCAGGCCGGAACTCCTCACGCCGTTCGGCAACATGCACGGCGGCGTCCTCGCGGCCGTCTGCGATCACGTCCTGGGTTGCGTCTGCTATCCGCACATGAAGCCCGGCCAGTGGGCAGCGACGACCGAGTTCAAGGTCAACTACCTCGCTCCAGTGAGCACGGGAGCTGTGGTCGCCGACGCGGAGATCATCTCTATGACGCGTGCGACCGCAGTCGTGCGCATCGAAGTTCGAAACGCAGACCGGCTCGCCTGCATTGCACAGGGCACGGTCCTGATCCGCGATCCGAAGGAGTGA
- a CDS encoding XRE family transcriptional regulator, with product MEEDIEFVGVRVRQWRDELGLSLQDLSNRCDVAPSTIQKVETGQMVPSIAIALKIARGLDRRPAELLSSEPEEADVVFMRSKEHSVIDSRQKLRVERLSGDLFDPAIEMWRVTVYPGFSSGSGAHGYDGEEVIVCEEGQIHFSVGDEEFELGQGDSLHFKAGIPHRWWNPSRRIARFLIAGNFPRGLRKKLHLHVQTVQKDKR from the coding sequence ATGGAAGAAGACATTGAATTCGTTGGCGTTCGCGTTCGACAATGGCGCGACGAACTCGGGCTCTCGCTTCAGGACCTGTCGAATCGGTGCGACGTAGCGCCAAGTACGATCCAGAAGGTCGAGACCGGCCAGATGGTCCCGTCGATCGCGATCGCACTGAAAATTGCTCGCGGCCTGGATCGCAGGCCCGCGGAGCTCCTCAGTTCTGAGCCCGAGGAGGCCGACGTCGTCTTCATGCGCTCGAAGGAGCACTCCGTGATCGACTCCCGACAGAAGCTCCGCGTCGAGCGGCTCTCGGGAGACCTCTTCGATCCGGCGATCGAGATGTGGCGAGTGACCGTTTATCCCGGCTTTTCGAGTGGTAGCGGCGCACACGGATACGACGGCGAAGAGGTCATCGTCTGCGAGGAAGGCCAAATCCACTTTTCCGTCGGCGACGAGGAGTTCGAACTCGGCCAGGGTGACTCTCTCCACTTCAAGGCCGGCATTCCGCATCGATGGTGGAACCCGAGCCGACGGATCGCCCGGTTCCTGATCGCGGGCAACTTTCCGCGCGGACTCCGGAAGAAGCTGCACCTGCACGTGCAAACGGTGCAGAAGGACAAGCGATGA
- a CDS encoding amidohydrolase, with amino-acid sequence MSTADMDTIFDGLHVIDADTHISEPHDLWTANAPSAIRARLPQVKEIDGAKHWVVDGDIDLGAATPVSVVRSDGQKSDGIEFFGWSQEDVHVASYDMKARVRLMDELGIGAQVIYPNVAGFGNQNFTQIEDEELRLACATVYNDAMVEIQRGSDERIFPMALVPWWHIEACAAEIRRSHEMGLRGIVMCSDPDSVGLPDLGDPAWDSFWDVCGELEMPVNFHIGASQTSFNMFGRAAWQSTDLPEKLALGSTALFLENARVLGNLLYSGVLERFPKVKVVSVESGIGWLPFLLESLDYEMHETGANANGKLKMLPSEYFKRQVYGCFWFEKTAPKKLIEDVGVENVLFETDFPHPTCLYPDNREHVTEVLGGLTPHVRKRVLQDNAAELYRIPLPA; translated from the coding sequence ATGAGCACTGCGGACATGGACACGATCTTCGATGGCTTGCACGTCATCGACGCGGACACACATATCTCGGAACCCCACGATCTGTGGACGGCGAACGCCCCCAGTGCCATCCGCGCGCGGCTGCCCCAGGTCAAGGAGATCGACGGCGCGAAACACTGGGTCGTCGACGGCGACATCGATCTGGGCGCGGCCACGCCGGTGAGCGTCGTTCGGAGCGATGGCCAGAAATCCGACGGGATCGAGTTCTTCGGCTGGTCACAAGAGGATGTTCACGTTGCCTCCTATGACATGAAGGCGCGCGTCCGCCTGATGGATGAGCTCGGCATTGGCGCGCAAGTGATCTACCCGAACGTGGCTGGCTTCGGAAACCAGAATTTCACCCAGATCGAGGACGAGGAACTCCGCCTCGCCTGCGCAACGGTCTACAACGACGCGATGGTCGAGATCCAGCGTGGATCGGACGAGCGGATCTTCCCGATGGCACTTGTCCCCTGGTGGCACATCGAGGCGTGTGCGGCCGAAATCCGACGCTCGCACGAGATGGGGCTTCGCGGGATCGTTATGTGCAGCGATCCCGATTCCGTTGGCTTGCCCGACCTCGGCGATCCGGCATGGGATTCGTTCTGGGACGTGTGCGGCGAACTCGAGATGCCCGTGAACTTCCACATCGGTGCGAGTCAGACTTCCTTCAACATGTTTGGCCGCGCTGCCTGGCAATCGACCGACCTCCCGGAGAAGCTCGCACTCGGCTCGACCGCGCTTTTCCTCGAGAACGCGCGCGTGCTCGGGAACCTACTTTACAGCGGCGTACTGGAGCGGTTCCCGAAGGTCAAAGTCGTCTCAGTCGAGAGCGGGATCGGATGGCTGCCCTTCCTGCTCGAGTCCCTCGACTACGAGATGCACGAGACGGGCGCGAACGCCAACGGCAAGCTGAAGATGCTTCCCTCGGAGTACTTCAAGCGTCAGGTGTACGGCTGCTTCTGGTTCGAGAAGACGGCCCCAAAAAAGCTCATCGAAGACGTTGGCGTCGAGAACGTGCTCTTCGAGACCGATTTCCCGCACCCCACCTGTCTGTATCCGGACAATCGTGAACACGTCACGGAGGTTCTGGGAGGGCTTACCCCGCACGTCCGCAAGCGAGTCCTCCAGGACAATGCGGCGGAGCTTTACCGGATCCCGCTACCGGCCTGA
- a CDS encoding alcohol dehydrogenase catalytic domain-containing protein — MSGTPKKTRAIVQTGPRSLELRDLPVPEIGADDALLRVEACGICGSDVEQYHGALPLPFPVIPGHEPLGRIECIGDRAAERWGVDVGDRVAVETMLSCRFCPPCLRGDYHLCRARQIYSYIPLDRPPGLWGAYADLMYLAPTSIVHRVDPTLPPELAVMFNPLGAGFRWAVEIPRTQPGQSVVVLGPGQRGLASVIACRSVGAGQIVVTGLEADAEKLSLARTFGADVTVDVENEDARSRILEATDGGADVVVDVSAYATSPVAEALDYVRPGGTIVLAGVKGHVPIPEFISDKIVMKEIAIRGAIGVTQSGYSEAIRLIESRRVPLEKMHTHDFALGDAEEAIRTLAGEMDGTRSIHSCLLPGLG, encoded by the coding sequence GTGTCGGGAACGCCGAAGAAGACGCGAGCGATCGTCCAGACTGGGCCGCGGAGTCTGGAGCTGCGGGATCTTCCGGTTCCGGAAATCGGCGCGGACGATGCCCTGCTTCGGGTCGAGGCCTGCGGCATCTGTGGCAGCGACGTGGAGCAGTACCACGGGGCGTTGCCACTTCCATTTCCGGTGATCCCCGGTCACGAGCCGCTCGGCCGGATCGAGTGCATCGGCGATCGCGCCGCCGAGCGATGGGGCGTCGACGTGGGCGATCGCGTCGCCGTCGAGACAATGCTGTCCTGCCGTTTCTGCCCCCCCTGTCTCCGAGGCGACTATCACCTTTGCCGTGCTCGACAGATCTATTCCTACATCCCGTTGGATCGACCACCGGGGCTATGGGGGGCCTATGCGGATCTGATGTACCTCGCGCCGACCTCGATCGTTCATCGCGTCGACCCAACGCTTCCACCCGAACTCGCTGTGATGTTCAACCCGCTGGGCGCTGGGTTCCGATGGGCGGTCGAGATCCCTCGCACGCAGCCCGGTCAGAGCGTCGTGGTCCTCGGCCCCGGCCAGCGTGGCCTGGCGAGCGTGATCGCCTGCCGCTCGGTCGGCGCCGGCCAGATCGTCGTGACGGGCCTCGAGGCAGACGCCGAGAAGCTGTCGCTGGCCCGCACGTTCGGCGCCGACGTGACCGTCGACGTCGAGAACGAAGACGCGCGTAGTCGGATTCTCGAGGCGACGGACGGCGGTGCGGACGTCGTCGTGGATGTGTCAGCCTACGCGACGTCTCCAGTGGCCGAGGCGCTCGACTACGTGCGACCCGGCGGAACGATCGTCCTGGCCGGAGTGAAGGGCCACGTTCCGATCCCCGAATTCATCTCGGACAAGATCGTGATGAAGGAGATCGCTATACGAGGAGCGATCGGCGTGACGCAGTCGGGCTATTCCGAAGCGATTCGACTGATCGAGTCCCGGCGTGTACCTCTCGAGAAGATGCACACACACGACTTCGCGCTGGGAGACGCCGAGGAGGCGATCCGGACACTGGCAGGCGAGATGGATGGAACGCGCTCCATCCACTCGTGTCTCCTGCCAGGACTGGGCTGA